The proteins below are encoded in one region of Mycobacterium pseudokansasii:
- a CDS encoding lipoprotein LpqH, which translates to MKRELLIAVGAATIVAGVAGCSNDNKSGPSSSSTTSPSAASSSTSAPASSSTPAASGETKVIIGGQPQNVSGPVVCSTNAGRFSIAVGDMATGIIVGLEPDGSVVHSAGLGTVDGVVMSFTEGVPDENASATKTGNSYHITGVASGVDNAGQQVHKPFEVDVTCP; encoded by the coding sequence GTGAAGCGTGAGTTGTTGATCGCCGTCGGGGCGGCGACCATCGTCGCGGGTGTGGCGGGATGCTCCAACGACAACAAGTCCGGACCATCATCCAGCTCCACCACGTCTCCGAGCGCCGCCTCGAGTTCGACGTCGGCGCCCGCATCGAGCAGCACCCCGGCCGCGTCGGGAGAAACCAAGGTCATCATCGGCGGCCAGCCGCAAAACGTCAGTGGCCCGGTGGTGTGCTCGACGAATGCCGGAAGGTTCTCCATCGCCGTCGGAGACATGGCAACGGGAATCATCGTCGGCTTGGAGCCGGACGGGTCGGTGGTCCACAGCGCCGGCTTGGGTACCGTCGACGGCGTGGTCATGAGCTTCACCGAGGGTGTGCCCGACGAGAACGCCAGCGCCACCAAGACCGGCAACAGCTACCACATCACCGGTGTGGCCAGCGGCGTCGACAACGCCGGTCAGCAGGTCCACAAGCCGTTCGAGGTCGACGTCACCTGCCCCTAG
- the rfbC gene encoding dTDP-4-dehydrorhamnose 3,5-epimerase translates to MKVRELDIPGAWEISPTIHGDSRGLFFEWLTERGFSTFAGHRLDVRQANCSVSAAGVLRGLHFAELPPGQAKYVTCVSGSVFDVVVDIRLGSPTFGRWDSVVLDDVARRSVYISEGLAHGFLALQDNSTVMYLCSAEYNPQREHTICATDPSLAIDWPLVDGVAASLSDRDAAAPSLDEVRATGVLPTWAATQKFIDALRGE, encoded by the coding sequence ATGAAGGTACGTGAACTCGACATCCCCGGCGCCTGGGAGATCAGCCCTACCATCCACGGCGATTCGCGCGGATTGTTCTTCGAATGGCTTACCGAGCGCGGCTTCAGCACCTTCGCGGGTCATCGTTTGGACGTCCGGCAAGCCAATTGCTCGGTATCGGCAGCCGGCGTCCTGCGCGGCCTGCATTTCGCCGAGCTGCCGCCGGGCCAGGCCAAATATGTGACCTGCGTGTCCGGCTCGGTATTCGATGTCGTCGTCGATATCCGTTTGGGTTCACCGACATTCGGACGATGGGACTCGGTAGTGCTCGACGACGTGGCCCGCCGGTCGGTTTACATTTCCGAAGGCTTGGCGCATGGTTTCCTTGCGCTCCAAGATAATTCGACCGTGATGTATCTGTGCTCGGCGGAGTACAACCCGCAGCGCGAGCACACCATCTGCGCGACGGATCCATCGCTGGCCATCGACTGGCCGTTGGTCGACGGTGTGGCGGCCAGCCTGTCCGACCGCGACGCAGCTGCCCCCAGTCTCGACGAGGTACGCGCCACGGGCGTTCTGCCGACCTGGGCAGCGACCCAGAAATTCATCGACGCGCTGCGCGGCGAGTAA
- the rfbB gene encoding dTDP-glucose 4,6-dehydratase — protein MRLLVTGGAGFIGANFVHSTVRERPEVQVTVLDAFTYAGRRDSLADVADAITLVEGDITDNELVSRLVDHSDAVVHFAAETHVDNALDDPEPFLHTNVIGTYTILEAVRRHDVRLHHISTDEVYGDLPLNDPQRFTESTPYNPSSPYSASKAAGDMLVRAWVRSYGVRATISNCSNNYGPYQHVEKFIPRQITNVLTGRRPKLYGSGANVRDWIHVDDHNSAVWRILEKGQIGRTYLISAEGERDNLTVLRTLLRMMGRAPDDFDHVTDRVGHDLRYAIDPSPLYDELAWAPKHTDFEEGLRTTIDWYRDNEAWWRPLKDAAEARYEQRGQ, from the coding sequence ATGCGGCTGCTAGTCACCGGTGGAGCTGGCTTCATCGGCGCCAACTTCGTCCACAGCACCGTGCGCGAACGTCCCGAGGTCCAGGTCACAGTCCTCGATGCGTTTACTTACGCGGGCCGGCGTGATTCGCTGGCCGACGTCGCGGACGCGATCACACTGGTCGAAGGCGACATCACCGATAACGAGCTGGTGTCCCGGCTGGTGGACCATTCGGATGCGGTCGTGCATTTTGCCGCCGAAACCCACGTCGACAACGCGCTGGACGACCCCGAACCGTTCCTGCACACCAACGTGATCGGGACGTACACAATCTTGGAAGCGGTCCGGCGCCACGACGTCCGGCTGCACCACATATCCACCGACGAGGTCTACGGCGACTTGCCGCTCAACGACCCGCAGCGGTTTACCGAGTCCACACCGTATAACCCGTCGAGTCCGTACTCGGCGTCCAAGGCGGCCGGTGACATGCTGGTGCGGGCCTGGGTGCGGTCCTACGGCGTACGCGCCACCATCTCCAACTGCTCCAACAACTACGGGCCGTATCAGCACGTCGAGAAGTTCATTCCGCGCCAGATCACCAATGTGCTCACCGGGCGCCGACCCAAGCTCTACGGCAGCGGGGCCAACGTCCGCGACTGGATTCACGTCGACGACCACAACAGCGCGGTATGGCGAATTCTCGAAAAGGGCCAGATCGGCCGGACCTACCTCATCAGCGCCGAGGGCGAGCGCGACAATCTGACCGTGTTGCGCACCCTGCTGCGGATGATGGGCCGCGCCCCCGACGATTTCGACCACGTCACCGACCGAGTCGGTCACGACCTGCGTTACGCCATCGACCCATCCCCGCTCTACGACGAATTAGCTTGGGCGCCAAAGCACACCGATTTCGAAGAGGGATTGCGCACCACCATCGACTGGTATCGCGACAACGAAGCGTGGTGGCGACCGCTGAAAGACGCCGCGGAGGCCCGCTACGAGCAGCGCGGTCAGTGA
- a CDS encoding LLM class F420-dependent oxidoreductase, producing MTDSAPSAPNAPEDQTSSAAGNPDLGRFGSFGRGVTPQQAKEIEALGYGAVWVGGSPPAELAWVEPILEATTTLHVATGIVNIWSAAAKPVAESFQRIDRAYPGRFLLGIGVGHPEATAEYRKPYDALVQYLDQLDEYGVPADRRVVAALGPRVLKLSAERSAGAHPYLTTPEHTAHARELIGPSAFLAPEHKVVLTTDSEQARSVGRKALDIYFNLANYRNNWKRLGFSDDDIARPGSDRLVDAVVAHGTPEAIAARLKQHLDAGADHVPVQVLTKAENLIPALAELAGPLGLTPS from the coding sequence GTGACCGATTCTGCTCCCAGTGCCCCCAACGCTCCCGAGGATCAAACCAGCTCTGCGGCCGGCAACCCGGACCTCGGCCGGTTCGGATCCTTCGGACGCGGTGTAACCCCCCAGCAAGCCAAAGAAATCGAAGCCCTGGGCTACGGGGCCGTCTGGGTGGGCGGTTCGCCGCCCGCGGAGCTGGCCTGGGTGGAACCGATTCTCGAGGCGACGACCACCCTGCACGTGGCCACCGGCATCGTCAACATCTGGTCAGCGGCCGCGAAGCCGGTCGCCGAGTCGTTCCAGCGGATCGACAGGGCCTACCCGGGCCGTTTCCTGCTGGGTATCGGCGTCGGCCACCCCGAGGCGACCGCCGAGTACCGCAAGCCTTACGACGCCCTGGTGCAGTACCTGGACCAGCTGGACGAGTATGGCGTGCCGGCCGACCGACGCGTGGTGGCGGCCCTGGGTCCCCGGGTGCTCAAGCTGTCGGCCGAACGCAGCGCCGGGGCCCACCCCTACCTGACCACTCCCGAGCACACCGCGCACGCCCGCGAACTGATCGGCCCGTCGGCGTTTCTGGCGCCCGAACACAAGGTGGTGCTGACCACAGACTCCGAGCAGGCCCGTTCGGTGGGCCGCAAGGCCCTCGATATCTATTTCAACCTCGCCAATTACCGCAACAACTGGAAGCGGCTGGGCTTCAGCGACGACGACATCGCCCGGCCTGGCAGCGACCGCCTGGTCGACGCAGTGGTCGCCCACGGCACCCCGGAGGCGATCGCGGCACGGCTCAAGCAGCACCTCGACGCCGGCGCCGACCATGTCCCCGTTCAGGTCCTGACCAAAGCGGAGAACCTGATCCCGGCGCTCGCCGAATTGGCCGGTCCACTCGGGCTCACACCGTCGTGA
- the infA gene encoding translation initiation factor IF-1: MAKKDGAIEVEGRVVEPLPNAMFRIELENGHKVLAHISGKMRQHYIRILPEDRVVVELSPYDLSRGRIVYRYK, from the coding sequence ATGGCCAAGAAGGACGGCGCCATCGAGGTCGAGGGTCGCGTGGTAGAGCCCCTGCCCAATGCCATGTTTCGCATTGAGCTGGAAAACGGCCACAAGGTGCTCGCCCACATCAGCGGCAAGATGCGGCAGCACTACATCCGCATCCTGCCCGAGGACCGCGTGGTGGTGGAGTTGTCTCCCTACGACCTGTCCCGGGGCCGCATCGTGTACCGGTACAAGTAG
- the rpmJ gene encoding 50S ribosomal protein L36, with the protein MKVNPSVKPICDKCRVIRRHGRVMVICSDPRHKQRQG; encoded by the coding sequence GTGAAGGTGAACCCGAGCGTCAAGCCGATCTGTGACAAGTGCAGGGTGATCCGTCGGCACGGGCGGGTCATGGTGATCTGCTCCGATCCACGCCACAAGCAGCGGCAGGGCTAG
- the rpsM gene encoding 30S ribosomal protein S13 yields the protein MARLVGVDLPRDKRMEVALTYIYGIGRTRSNEILAATGIDRDLRTRDLTDDQLTHLRDYIEANLKVEGDLRREVQADIRRKIEIGCYQGLRHRRGLPVRGQRTKTNARTRKGPKRTIAGKKKAR from the coding sequence ATGGCTCGATTAGTCGGCGTCGACCTGCCGCGCGACAAGCGGATGGAGGTCGCCCTGACCTACATCTACGGCATCGGCCGTACCCGCTCCAACGAAATTCTGGCCGCCACCGGCATCGACCGGGACCTGCGTACCAGGGATCTCACCGACGACCAGCTCACCCATCTGCGTGACTACATCGAAGCGAACCTGAAGGTCGAGGGTGACCTGCGCCGCGAGGTGCAGGCCGACATTCGCCGCAAGATCGAAATCGGCTGCTACCAGGGTCTGCGGCATCGCCGTGGGCTGCCGGTGCGTGGCCAGCGGACCAAGACGAACGCACGGACCCGTAAAGGTCCCAAGCGCACCATCGCAGGCAAGAAGAAGGCCAGGTAA
- the rpsK gene encoding 30S ribosomal protein S11, producing MPPAKKTASGAAKKGQKGQKTRRREKKNVPHGAAHIKSTFNNTIVTITDPQGNVIAWASSGHVGFKGSRKSTPFAAQLAAENAARKAQEHGVRKVDVFVKGPGSGRETAIRSLQAAGLEVGAISDVTPQPHNGVRPPKRRRV from the coding sequence ATGCCACCCGCCAAGAAAACAGCAAGCGGCGCCGCCAAGAAGGGTCAAAAGGGACAGAAGACCCGGAGGCGGGAAAAGAAGAACGTCCCGCACGGCGCCGCCCACATCAAGAGCACCTTCAACAACACGATCGTGACGATCACCGATCCCCAGGGCAATGTCATCGCCTGGGCGTCGTCGGGTCATGTCGGGTTCAAGGGTTCTCGGAAGTCGACGCCGTTCGCCGCGCAGCTGGCCGCGGAGAACGCCGCGCGCAAGGCACAGGAGCACGGGGTCCGCAAGGTCGACGTGTTCGTCAAGGGGCCGGGCTCAGGCCGTGAGACTGCGATCCGCTCATTGCAGGCCGCCGGCTTGGAGGTCGGCGCGATTTCCGATGTCACCCCCCAGCCGCACAACGGCGTCCGCCCACCCAAGCGCAGAAGGGTCTAG
- the rpsD gene encoding 30S ribosomal protein S4 translates to MARYTGPVTRKSRRLRTDLVGGDQAFEKRPYPPGQHGRARIKESEYLLQLQEKQKARFTYGVMEKQFRRYYEEAVRQPGKTGEELLRILESRLDNVVYRAGLARTRRMARQLVSHGHFSVNGVHVNVPSYRVSQYDIIDVRDTSLNTVPFQIARETAGDRPIPSWLQVVGERQRILIHQLPERAQIDVPLTEQLIVEFYSK, encoded by the coding sequence ATGGCTCGTTACACCGGACCCGTCACTCGTAAATCGCGCCGGCTGCGCACCGACCTCGTCGGCGGCGACCAGGCCTTCGAAAAGCGTCCGTACCCGCCCGGCCAGCACGGCCGCGCCCGGATCAAGGAAAGCGAATATCTGCTGCAGCTGCAGGAGAAGCAGAAGGCCCGCTTCACCTACGGCGTAATGGAAAAGCAGTTCCGCCGCTACTACGAAGAGGCGGTGCGGCAGCCCGGCAAGACCGGTGAGGAACTGCTGAGAATCCTGGAGAGCCGGCTGGACAACGTGGTCTACCGCGCCGGCCTGGCGCGCACCCGCCGGATGGCCCGCCAGTTGGTCAGCCACGGGCACTTCAGCGTCAACGGCGTGCATGTCAACGTCCCGAGCTACCGGGTGTCGCAGTACGACATCATCGACGTGCGGGACACGTCGTTGAACACGGTGCCGTTCCAGATCGCCCGGGAGACCGCGGGTGACCGGCCGATCCCGAGCTGGCTGCAGGTTGTGGGGGAGCGGCAACGCATCCTGATCCACCAACTACCCGAACGCGCCCAGATCGACGTCCCCCTGACCGAGCAGCTGATCGTCGAGTTCTACTCGAAGTAA
- a CDS encoding DNA-directed RNA polymerase subunit alpha produces the protein MLISQRPTLSEEVLTDNRSQFTIEPLEPGFGYTLGNSLRRTLLSSIPGAAVTSIRIDGVLHEFTTVPGVKEDVTDIILNLKSLVVSSEEDEPVTMYLRKQGPGEVTAGDIVPPAGVTVHNPGMHIATLNDKGKLEVELVVERGRGYVPAVQNRASGAEIGRIPVDSIYSPVLKVTYKVEATRVEQRTDFDKLILDVETKSSITPRDALASAGKTLVELFGLARELNVEAEGIEIGPSPAEADHIASFALPIDDLDLTVRSYNCLKREGVHTVGELVSRTESDLLDIRNFGQKSIDEVKVKLHQLGLSLKDSPPTFDPSEVAGYDVATGTWSTEGSYDDQDYAETEQL, from the coding sequence ATGCTGATCTCTCAGCGTCCCACCCTGTCGGAGGAAGTCCTCACCGACAACCGGTCCCAGTTCACCATCGAACCGCTGGAGCCCGGATTCGGCTATACCCTTGGCAATTCGCTGCGACGCACCCTGTTGTCATCTATCCCGGGTGCGGCCGTCACCAGCATTCGCATCGACGGCGTGCTGCACGAGTTCACCACGGTGCCCGGGGTCAAAGAAGACGTCACCGACATCATCCTGAACCTCAAGAGCCTGGTCGTGTCCTCCGAGGAGGACGAACCGGTCACCATGTACCTGCGCAAGCAGGGTCCCGGCGAGGTCACCGCCGGCGACATCGTGCCCCCGGCCGGTGTCACGGTGCACAACCCCGGCATGCACATCGCCACGTTGAACGACAAGGGCAAGCTGGAAGTGGAACTCGTCGTCGAGCGTGGCCGCGGCTACGTCCCGGCAGTCCAAAACCGGGCCTCTGGTGCCGAAATCGGCCGTATCCCAGTCGATTCCATCTATTCGCCGGTGCTCAAGGTCACCTACAAGGTGGAAGCCACCCGGGTCGAGCAGCGTACCGACTTCGACAAGCTGATTCTCGACGTGGAGACCAAGAGTTCGATCACTCCCCGCGACGCGTTGGCGTCGGCGGGCAAGACGCTGGTCGAGTTGTTCGGTCTGGCACGCGAGCTCAATGTCGAGGCCGAAGGCATCGAGATCGGGCCGTCGCCGGCCGAGGCGGACCACATCGCCTCGTTCGCGCTGCCGATCGACGACCTGGATCTGACCGTACGGTCCTACAACTGCCTCAAGCGCGAGGGCGTGCACACCGTCGGCGAATTGGTCTCGCGCACCGAATCCGACCTACTTGACATCCGCAACTTCGGTCAGAAGTCCATCGACGAAGTGAAGGTCAAGCTGCATCAGCTGGGTCTGTCGCTCAAGGACAGTCCGCCCACCTTCGACCCGTCGGAGGTCGCGGGCTACGACGTGGCCACCGGCACCTGGTCCACGGAGGGTTCCTACGACGACCAGGACTACGCCGAAACCGAACAGCTCTGA
- the rplQ gene encoding 50S ribosomal protein L17 produces the protein MPKPTKGPRLGGSSSHQKAILANLATSLFEHGRITTTEPKARALRPYAEKLITHAKKGTLHNRREVLKKIRDKDVVHTLFAEIGPFFSDRDGGYTRIIKVEPRKGDNAPMAVIELVREKTVTAEADRARRVKASKTAAVGGDTPVAAAAAPQAAVEPEAAVGTTAEEVAEEAADEVAGGAEPADEATEEATEEAEAATEDAEGATKD, from the coding sequence ATGCCCAAGCCCACCAAGGGCCCACGACTCGGCGGGTCATCGTCGCACCAGAAGGCGATCCTGGCCAACCTGGCCACGTCCCTGTTCGAGCACGGCCGGATCACAACCACCGAGCCCAAGGCTCGGGCGTTGCGCCCGTACGCGGAGAAGCTGATCACCCACGCCAAGAAGGGCACGCTGCACAATCGGCGCGAGGTGCTCAAGAAAATCCGCGACAAGGATGTGGTGCACACGCTGTTCGCCGAGATCGGGCCGTTCTTCTCCGACCGCGATGGCGGCTACACCCGCATCATCAAGGTCGAGCCGCGTAAGGGCGACAACGCTCCGATGGCCGTGATCGAGCTGGTGCGGGAGAAGACGGTGACGGCCGAGGCGGATCGGGCACGGCGGGTGAAGGCGTCGAAGACGGCCGCCGTCGGTGGAGACACCCCGGTGGCGGCCGCGGCGGCGCCGCAGGCGGCGGTCGAGCCTGAAGCCGCGGTCGGAACGACCGCCGAAGAGGTCGCCGAAGAGGCTGCCGACGAAGTGGCCGGAGGGGCCGAGCCTGCCGACGAGGCCACCGAAGAGGCCACCGAAGAGGCCGAGGCGGCCACCGAGGACGCCGAAGGAGCCACGAAGGATTAG
- the truA gene encoding tRNA pseudouridine(38-40) synthase TruA — translation MPTKWPEGPSLPTRPPKRPPKRPRRPPRTPKEPRRISADVRLRLDIAYDGTDFAGWATQPGQRTVAGVLDAALTTIFRTPIRLRAAGRTDAGVHASGQVAHADVPIDALPNAYSYSARPGQPEFRPLLRRLGRFLPSDIRVLDIARAPADFDARFSALRRHYVYRLSTAPYGVVPQLARYVTAWPRDLDVEAMAVASRDLLGLHDFAAFCRHRDGATTIRDLQRLDWARDGVLVTAHVTADAFCWSMVRSLVGALLAVGDHRRSTSWCRELLTATGRSSDFAAAPAHGLTLVQVDYPPDDQLALRASTTRDLRSR, via the coding sequence CTGCCGACGAAGTGGCCGGAGGGGCCGAGCCTGCCGACGAGGCCACCGAAGAGGCCACCGAAGAGGCCGAGGCGGCCACCGAGGACGCCGAAGGAGCCACGAAGGATTAGTGCGGACGTCCGGCTGCGGCTCGACATCGCCTACGACGGAACCGACTTCGCAGGCTGGGCGACGCAGCCGGGGCAGCGTACGGTCGCCGGCGTGCTCGACGCGGCGCTGACGACGATATTTCGCACGCCGATACGGCTGCGCGCGGCCGGACGGACCGATGCCGGGGTCCATGCCAGCGGACAAGTAGCCCATGCCGATGTGCCCATCGACGCATTGCCCAACGCCTATTCGTATTCGGCCCGCCCCGGCCAACCCGAATTCCGGCCCCTGCTGAGACGGCTGGGCCGCTTCCTGCCTTCAGATATCCGAGTTCTCGATATAGCCCGCGCCCCAGCGGATTTCGATGCCAGATTTTCCGCGCTGCGTCGGCATTATGTCTACCGGCTGTCGACGGCGCCCTATGGGGTGGTGCCGCAGCTGGCGCGCTACGTCACCGCCTGGCCGCGGGATCTTGATGTGGAGGCGATGGCGGTTGCGTCGCGAGATCTGTTGGGATTACACGATTTCGCCGCGTTCTGTCGTCATCGCGACGGTGCCACCACCATCCGCGACTTGCAGCGGCTTGACTGGGCACGTGACGGCGTCCTGGTCACCGCCCATGTCACCGCCGACGCATTCTGCTGGTCTATGGTGCGATCCCTGGTCGGGGCTTTGCTGGCCGTCGGCGATCACCGTCGCAGCACCTCCTGGTGCCGCGAATTACTCACTGCGACTGGCCGTTCCAGCGACTTCGCAGCCGCCCCGGCGCATGGCCTGACGCTCGTCCAGGTGGACTATCCGCCCGACGACCAGCTGGCCTTACGGGCGTCGACCACCCGGGACCTGCGCTCGCGCTAG
- a CDS encoding PPE family protein — translation MDFGALPPEINSIRLYSGPGSTPMVATASAWSGLAAELTSAANEYQTVIAALHSEGWVGPSAVTMAGAVAPYVAWMHATAAAAEQAAGKARLAVAAYEAAFAAVVPPPQIAANRAQLSTLISTNVVGQNTAAIAATETQYGEMWAQDAAAMYAYAAASATASAVTPFVSPPQTTSPAASATQAAAVTSAVATAAGATQSTLSSLLSELPGVLEGLASPLASAVSATAGPIERFLEWWAPFANFLYDTAGLPFFGAGIASFFASTAKTMGLIAPAAAAPEAAAAAAGAAGLVGGGPVSASLAQASAVGKLSVPPTWAGASPVATPTSTSMFVSDVIEPADVGSSGNVVGGMPIAGSSRGSAGVGPRYGFRPTVVTRPPSAG, via the coding sequence ATGGATTTCGGGGCATTACCGCCGGAGATCAACTCCATTCGTCTATATTCCGGGCCCGGTTCGACACCAATGGTGGCCACCGCGTCGGCGTGGAGCGGATTGGCCGCCGAGTTGACCTCGGCCGCCAATGAATACCAGACAGTGATCGCCGCACTGCACAGCGAAGGATGGGTGGGCCCATCGGCTGTGACGATGGCCGGTGCTGTCGCGCCATACGTGGCATGGATGCATGCCACCGCAGCGGCGGCTGAACAAGCCGCCGGCAAAGCACGTTTGGCGGTCGCAGCCTATGAGGCCGCGTTCGCCGCCGTGGTGCCGCCGCCGCAGATCGCGGCCAACCGCGCTCAACTGTCGACGCTGATCTCGACCAACGTCGTCGGCCAGAACACCGCCGCGATCGCTGCCACCGAAACTCAATACGGCGAGATGTGGGCACAAGACGCCGCCGCCATGTACGCCTACGCCGCTGCCTCGGCCACGGCGTCGGCGGTAACGCCGTTTGTTTCGCCGCCGCAGACCACCAGTCCCGCCGCGTCGGCCACTCAGGCCGCAGCGGTCACCAGTGCCGTCGCCACCGCGGCCGGTGCCACGCAGAGCACCCTGTCGAGCTTGCTTTCGGAGCTGCCCGGCGTGCTGGAAGGCCTCGCCTCGCCCTTGGCCTCTGCCGTCTCAGCGACAGCGGGTCCGATCGAGCGGTTCTTGGAGTGGTGGGCGCCGTTTGCGAACTTCCTCTATGACACCGCTGGGTTGCCGTTCTTCGGCGCCGGGATCGCCAGCTTCTTTGCGTCGACCGCAAAGACGATGGGTCTGATCGCCCCGGCGGCTGCCGCGCCGGAGGCTGCCGCGGCCGCGGCCGGTGCGGCCGGACTGGTGGGAGGCGGGCCGGTGTCGGCGAGTCTGGCCCAGGCCAGCGCCGTCGGCAAACTGTCGGTACCACCCACCTGGGCCGGAGCCAGCCCGGTAGCGACCCCGACCAGCACGTCGATGTTCGTCAGCGATGTGATCGAACCGGCGGACGTCGGGTCATCCGGAAACGTGGTCGGCGGCATGCCCATCGCCGGTTCGAGCCGGGGGTCGGCGGGTGTCGGTCCCCGATACGGATTCCGCCCCACCGTGGTGACCCGCCCGCCGTCGGCGGGCTAG
- a CDS encoding PPE family protein, whose product MDFGALPPESNSGRMYTGPGSGPLIAAAGAWEALAADIGAAASGYRTVIAELTSLRWLGPASAAMVAAVTPYVTWLCATAARAEQAGMQARAAAAAYETAFAMTVPPPLIAANRVRLMVLLATNFFGQNTPLIAVAEAEYAEFWAQDATAMYAYASSSATASVLTPFTAPPNTASPGGPAEQALSVGKAAAQQGLSELKRPWFPIIPTQDWNALINTWGLTYFGAGIVQLVTLFAQQLIPESAAATTPIAGGAAPASALVPSQLAVARPVSAVFGQADRLGSLSVPPSWATPPNPAKAGAAEISHTVSTGGRTNAPRGLFPNVPTGNDRRGTTFARRRYGIRLTVMSRPPGAG is encoded by the coding sequence ATCGACTTCGGCGCATTGCCGCCAGAGAGCAACTCCGGCCGCATGTACACCGGTCCGGGCTCGGGCCCGCTGATCGCCGCTGCGGGAGCCTGGGAAGCGCTGGCCGCAGATATCGGCGCGGCGGCCAGTGGCTACCGCACCGTCATCGCGGAATTGACGAGCTTGCGGTGGTTGGGCCCGGCATCGGCCGCCATGGTGGCCGCGGTCACGCCGTACGTGACGTGGTTGTGCGCGACGGCGGCACGAGCCGAGCAGGCGGGCATGCAAGCCCGGGCGGCCGCCGCCGCCTACGAAACCGCTTTCGCCATGACGGTGCCGCCACCGTTGATCGCCGCCAACCGAGTTCGGTTGATGGTGCTGCTGGCCACCAACTTCTTCGGCCAGAACACGCCCTTGATCGCGGTCGCCGAGGCGGAATATGCCGAGTTCTGGGCCCAAGACGCCACCGCGATGTACGCCTACGCCAGTTCCTCGGCAACCGCTTCGGTGTTAACGCCCTTTACTGCGCCGCCAAACACCGCCAGCCCAGGCGGCCCGGCCGAGCAGGCCCTTTCGGTCGGCAAAGCCGCAGCCCAGCAAGGCCTTTCAGAGTTGAAGCGGCCGTGGTTCCCCATCATCCCGACCCAGGACTGGAACGCGTTGATCAACACCTGGGGATTGACCTATTTCGGGGCCGGGATCGTTCAGCTGGTCACCTTGTTCGCCCAGCAGCTCATTCCCGAATCCGCGGCCGCCACAACGCCCATCGCCGGCGGAGCCGCGCCGGCGTCGGCTTTGGTGCCCTCGCAGCTGGCCGTCGCCCGTCCGGTGTCGGCCGTATTCGGCCAGGCGGACAGGTTGGGCTCGCTGTCGGTGCCGCCGAGTTGGGCAACGCCGCCGAATCCGGCAAAGGCCGGGGCGGCCGAGATTTCGCACACCGTCAGCACCGGCGGCCGTACGAATGCGCCCCGGGGCCTATTCCCGAATGTGCCGACGGGGAACGACCGCCGGGGCACGACCTTCGCCCGGCGCAGATACGGGATACGCCTGACGGTGATGTCCCGCCCGCCGGGCGCTGGATAG